A stretch of DNA from Pseudanabaena sp. BC1403:
CTACCATCCTAATACTAAAAGATCTTTATGAACAAGGCGAACCTCACTATGAACAGAGCGAATCAAAAGACTTTTATCGGGCGAGTATCAGTATTAATCTTGATCAACTTCAAGATCTACCAACAATTATTGATCAAGCGATCAACACTTTTATTAAGATTTCGCCACAAGTTAGACACCAAGTCTATGTCAATATTCCGCGCAGTGATGCTTCCGAATCTTTAAGTGTTCAACAACAAAGGTTATCTAAAAAGCTGAATGAGAGATTGGGGTATTTGGGGGTGTATTACAAACGCGATTCACGATTATTCCTGCGCAACTTATCTCCTGAGGATAGGAAAGAGTATAGCGATCGCTTAAAAAATATATATCGATCAATCATCCTAGAATATTTTTTAGAAAAGAATGAGGGGCTAAATCAAAAGATTGATGAATTTGTTAACCTCTCATTTTTTGCTGATATTTCAGTATCACAAGTTCTAGAGATTCATATGGAACTGATGGACGAATTTGCCAAGCAATTAAGACTAGAAGGTCGAAATGATGAAATTTTACTAGACTATCGAATTACGCTAATTGACATGATCGCCCACCTATGTGAGCTATATCGTCGATCTATTCCCCGATCCTAAAAAAATCATTGTATAGCCACATTAAACTTATAAAACATCTTTAAGATTAATATCCTTGGTCTATTGCAACTCTTGAAACTCTACATATCTTTTGTCTAAACTTTGCTTATGTCCCCCTATACCACAAGAGCAAATGCAAAGATTTATTCTATAGAAGTTTAAGAGATACGTTATAAATAGCCGACGCAACCACAATTAATGAAATGATTCGTAAAACTTACGTCCTAAAACTCTACGTCGCAGGCAACACGCCAAATTCGGTGAGAGCACTGAAAATGCTCAACGATATCCTTGAGAAAGAATTTCAAGGAGTTTATACATTGAAAGTCATTGATGTGCTTAAAAATCCGCAACTAGCTGAAGAAGATAAGATCCTTGCTACTCCCACCTTAGCAAAGGTTTTACCGCCACCAGTTAGGAAAATTATTGGTGACCTGTCTGATCGCGAAAAAGTTTTAATCGGACTAGATCTACTATATGAGGAATTAATTGGCAATGACTAGCCCATCAATTGAAAAAAATAACGATAGCAGCGAGACGAAAAGACAAGAGCTCGGTGTGCAAAAGTTGCGCACCATGATTGAGGGGTTAGATGATATCACTCATGGAGGGCTACCCAAAGGGCGATCGACTCTTGTCAGTGGGACATCTGGTACTGGAAAAACTCTTTTGTCAATGCAGTTTCTCTATAACGGCATTACGGGCTTAGACGAGCATGGCGTATTTGTTACTTTTGAAGAATCACCCTCTGACATTATTAAAAATGCCCATAGTTTTAATTGGGATCTCCAAAAACTGATCGATGAAGGGAGATTATTTATACTTGATGCTTCTCCTGATCCTGAAGGTCAGGAAGTAGTTGGAGACTTTGACCTATCAGCACTGATCGAGCGCATTCAATATGCAATTATCAAGTACAAAGCCAAGCGGATCTCCATTGATTCGATGACTGCTATCTTTCAGCAATATGACTCTCTAGGCTTAGTTCGTCGCGAAATATTTAGGATTGTCGCCCGACTCAAGTCTCTGGGCGTAACCACTGTCATGACCACTGAGCGCGAATTAGAATATGGGCCTGTAGCAAGATTTGGCGTAGAAGAATTTGTTTCCGATAATGTAATTATTTTAAGAAATGTCCTTGATGGAGAACGTCGCCATCGTACTGCCGAGATCCTTAAGCTACGTGGAACAACCCATATGAAGGGCGAATTTCCATTTACGATGACCAGCAAAGGAATTAATATATTTCCCTTGGGGGCAATGCGTCTCACTCAAAAATCATCTAATACCAGAGTTTCTTCGGGCATTATTACTCTTGATGAAATGTGCGGTGGTGGCTATTTTAAAGATTCGATCATTCTTACAACTGGGGCAACTGGTACGGGTAAAACCCTGATGGTTAGCAAGTTTATTGAAAATGGTTGCGAAAATGGTGAACGGGCGATTTTGTTTGCCTATGAGGAATCCCGCCAACAGCTTACGCGCAATGCTTCATCTTGGGGAACGGATTTCGACAAATGGGAAAGTTCTGGCTTATTAAAAATTATCTGTGTTTACCCTGAGTCCTCAGGATTGGAGGATCATTTACAGGTAATTAAGTCGGAGATTGAGACATTTAAGCCCTCTCGTATTGCGATCGACTCACTCTCAGCATTGGCTAGAGGTGTAAGCAATAATACATTCCGTCAATTTGTAATTGGGTTAACAGGCTATGTCAAGCAAGAAGAAATCACGGGTTTATTTACAAATACCACTGATCAATTCATGGGTTCACATTCGATTACAGAGTCACATATTTCTACAATTACAGACACGATTATTCTGTTGCAATATGTAGAAATCCGTGGACAAATGTCGCGAGCAGTGAATGTGTTTAAGATGCGGGGATCGCGCCATGATAGCCGTATTCGTGAATATGTCATTACCGATGAAGGTGCACAAATTAAGGATTCATTCCAAGGATTCGAGCGGATTTTGAGTGGATCACCAACTAGGGTATCTGTGGATGAAAAATCAGAGCTATCGCGGATCATTCGAGGTGTGTCAGTTGAGCCTTTAGAATAAAAAAAAGGAGCGCGTTGCGCTCCTTTTTTTATTAACAACCTAGAGATTCGCGAGTATCAATACCTGTTTTTGAGTTTGTGCCAGATGCGTTATTACAGAGTTTCTTTAATTGTTGAACATCTAGCAGGGCATTGGTGAAATCTGCACCAGTGACATCAACATTATCAAAGGTCGATCGCAGCATATTGGTATCAGCTAAGATTGCGTCACTCAAATCAACATTCTTAAATCTCGTCACATAAGCTATTCCCGAGCTAAAATCACTTCCATGTAGATTGGCTCCATCTAATAAAACGCCATTGAAGAGTGCGCCTCGTAAATCAGCATTTGTAAAATTTGCATCTTTTAAGGTGACGCTAGTAAATTCAGCCCGAATTAAGTTTTTGCCAGAGAAATCTTGACCTTCTGCCTTATTGAGGATTGAACCAGTGACACTAGAGGAGCTAGCGGCTTGGACTGACAATGGCATTAAAAATATGACTGTCGCTAAGATGATGCTGGTAATAAATCGCCAATATTTCATGATTTATTGAGAATAGTTTGGGATAGTTTTTCTTTTGTTAATAACTATTAAATCTCAATTATAGTCAGCCTTGTTAACTGTTCCTGCATAAAACCCAAAAGAGAATGGCGGCGCTTCGCGCCGCCATTCTCTTTTGGGTTTTAGCGCAAAGCGCTTTAATTCGAGCATTGTTATAAATTAAAAAGGTTTCCAGTCGGGCGATCGCAACATCTTAAAATGCTCAAAACGTTGGTGGAAGTAACTAGCATCGAGTTTGCTGTGATTGTGCACGATCGCGGATTTGACACTGATCGCCCATGACCAAATCTGCGCTACTTGCATCAAGGGTTGCATACATTTTAATTCAATATCTTCGAGAGTCTGAGCCGACTGATAGCCATGCAAAAAAGCCTTGCGAACGCTAGGACTAATACCAGCTTGTAAAGTCACTTGTAAAAACTTGGCTATGTCAAATGATCTCCAACCATAACCACATTGATCAAAATCAAATAGGGTGATTTCGTTGGTGTCAGTAAAATGCACATTGCCGCTGTGGGGATCACCCCAGCAGATACTCCAGATCGGGAAAGTTTGTGGAAGATGTCTGATTTGTTCTTTGATTTGGGCGATCGCATCATTCATATACGATCTTGCTGAACTATTCAAAAACGGTGATAAGTCATGTAATGAGTCATCAAGTAAATATGCGATCGTCAAATGGGGGCGATCAATATGACAGTGAAAGTTTTGGGCAGTGCCATGGAGCTTTGCTAACGTCTCTCCTAATTTTTGCGCTTGAACTTTATTAAGATCTCCAATAGCGACTTGACCTGCGGCATAAGTAAATAAAGCTGCATAGCGTTTACCTTCAAGGGCTGGAATCTCGATCGCTAGTTGACCATCATCAGTTGTGAGTGGGTAGGCAACAGGAATATAATTTCTATGCAAAAACGCTAATAATTCTAATTCAAATTCGATTTCCGCTTTAGAGCGCCAATGGGCATGGGAAACTCTCAGGACATAGCGGCGATTACCTGCTTCCACCAGATATATGTCGCTCAGTCCCCGCATCCAGAATACACAACTGGTAATTTCGCCCACATCATATCGGCATAACACTCTATCTACCAATGCTTGAGGTGCAAGGGTGGAATAGGTTATGGGGAAAAGATGGTCAGACATATTGGCGACATGCTTTAGAGACCAATCTGCGACAGGCATAGCATCGATAATTTGATGAATTTTTAGCTTTATTCAGATATATCGCAGACTAGGGATCAAAAGTGTTTACCAAAAACCAAAAGTCGTTTTTTGTCAGTTACTTGGACAAGATAGCAGCTGCGGCGCAAAGCGCCACAGCTTCCATCTGAGGTATTCTTAAATACTATGCAAAATTCCTCAACGCCCCCACCCAATCCATCCGCAAACGAAATCATTGTCAACATTAGCAATGAAAATGTGTCGCGGCGAGCGCGTGTACGTGAACACGTTAACCCATTAGCCAAAAAATATAGTGTTGCGATCGCCCCACCAATCTGGGCAGAAGTTTATGCTGATTGCTCGAAGCCACTCAGTTTAGATATTGGCTCGGCTAGGGGACGCTATATTTTGCAAATGTCACAGCTCAAGCCTGATTGGAATTTTTTGGGTTTAGAAATTAGGGAGCCGCTAGTCGATCGCTGTAATGAGGTTCGTGACGAATTGGGGTTAAAGAATCTGCATTACATTTTTTGTAATGCTAATGTGTCGCTATCAGGGCTATTAACTAAAGGATCATTGCATGAAGTCACAGTCCAATTTCCTGATCCTTGGTTTAAGCGTCGCCAACAGAAACGCCGAGCCGTCCAGCCCGAATTAGTGGCGACTTTAGCAGAGTTACTTGTGTCTAATGCCGATGTATTTTTGCAGTCAGATGTTTTGGAAGTAGCTGAAGATATGCGTCAACATTTTGATGCAAATGATAGTTTTATTAATCTGGCTGGGGCAGGAAACTTTGCCGATGATTCGATTTTCCCTGAGCATATTCCCACTGAGCGCGAAAGTTCAGTAATTTCGCAAGGTCTGCCAGTTTATCGCGCTTATTTCAAACGGAAATAGACTGTTTCTCATAAAAAAGCGGTGCTTCACACCGCCTTTTTTGTTATTCAGCTGGTTTCGGTGCATGAAGCCCAATGGAATTCCCTTCGGTATCGAGAATTAGTCCAATAAAACCTGGGTCACCAATATCGGTTGTGGGCATACAAACTTTGCCGCCACTGGATTCTACCCGTTCGAGTGCTTGCTCTAGGTTCTCAACAGTACCCAAATTTAGGTAGATCAAAGCACCAGTTGTGGAAGGCGTTAAGCGATCGCTTTTGACAATCGCGCCACCAACACCTTGGAGATCGTTAGGGAACATAGCTTGTGGTTCTCCCATAAATTCCGATTTATGGAACTCTGTTGCCAACACTGTGCTGTAAAAGTTTACGGCCCGATCAAAGTCAGTTGAGGGGATCTCAAACCAGTTAATTACGTTATGCATTTAAATTCGTCTTTAATATTAGACCTTATACAGGTTAATGCAGCTCCTATGGAGTAACAAGTGTTTTCAATACAATTTAATATTTGAAAAATGTACGAATATCATTTAATAAAGTGGTAAATTTTATCGCGCTTATTTCAAATGTAAATAGGTTTCATATTTCAATTGCCTACTTTACATGGCTTACTGAATCTTTAAAGAATCGGTTTGAATACTTTAAATAAGAAAGATCACACTGAATTCTATTTCACCTAGTTGAGCCGTTAATGCGTCTAAAGCTTGCCCCGCAGTTTTCCCTTCAGAGTGTTTATCACCTGCAAGGTCGCGATATGATTTTTCACCTTTAGGATCAGAAATTGGCAAAATTGATACGGTAGCCATACTTTCATCTCAAAGTTACTCCTATAATTTTAGTCTATTTGCTTCGACAGTCCCACCCAGTTAGACAGCCTCCAGTTAGTAAAACATAAATTATTAGACTAACAAAAACAATATTAAAATTGTAAAGGACTATTATGTAAATTGATGACAAGCCAAATGTTGAAGCTAACACCCATTGGATTTTCTGTTCAAGACTTTGATGAATGCACAAACATTGCATACAGCCAATTGGAAGAGTAATAAAAACTACAGTAACGGCATTGTATGCATAAATATACGGCAAAAAAAACACGATCAGTAAACTGATA
This window harbors:
- a CDS encoding circadian clock protein KaiA, yielding MPVISNLQVCCLVDQANVSQTKTTLAKFLPEDRYTVTVVCELEALVSLLTKTPNTQDCLVIFKNVIRDVETVIDHLGMLNIFMPTILILKDLYEQGEPHYEQSESKDFYRASISINLDQLQDLPTIIDQAINTFIKISPQVRHQVYVNIPRSDASESLSVQQQRLSKKLNERLGYLGVYYKRDSRLFLRNLSPEDRKEYSDRLKNIYRSIILEYFLEKNEGLNQKIDEFVNLSFFADISVSQVLEIHMELMDEFAKQLRLEGRNDEILLDYRITLIDMIAHLCELYRRSIPRS
- the kaiB gene encoding circadian clock protein KaiB, coding for MIRKTYVLKLYVAGNTPNSVRALKMLNDILEKEFQGVYTLKVIDVLKNPQLAEEDKILATPTLAKVLPPPVRKIIGDLSDREKVLIGLDLLYEELIGND
- the kaiC gene encoding circadian clock protein KaiC, which codes for MTSPSIEKNNDSSETKRQELGVQKLRTMIEGLDDITHGGLPKGRSTLVSGTSGTGKTLLSMQFLYNGITGLDEHGVFVTFEESPSDIIKNAHSFNWDLQKLIDEGRLFILDASPDPEGQEVVGDFDLSALIERIQYAIIKYKAKRISIDSMTAIFQQYDSLGLVRREIFRIVARLKSLGVTTVMTTERELEYGPVARFGVEEFVSDNVIILRNVLDGERRHRTAEILKLRGTTHMKGEFPFTMTSKGINIFPLGAMRLTQKSSNTRVSSGIITLDEMCGGGYFKDSIILTTGATGTGKTLMVSKFIENGCENGERAILFAYEESRQQLTRNASSWGTDFDKWESSGLLKIICVYPESSGLEDHLQVIKSEIETFKPSRIAIDSLSALARGVSNNTFRQFVIGLTGYVKQEEITGLFTNTTDQFMGSHSITESHISTITDTIILLQYVEIRGQMSRAVNVFKMRGSRHDSRIREYVITDEGAQIKDSFQGFERILSGSPTRVSVDEKSELSRIIRGVSVEPLE
- a CDS encoding pentapeptide repeat-containing protein codes for the protein MKYWRFITSIILATVIFLMPLSVQAASSSSVTGSILNKAEGQDFSGKNLIRAEFTSVTLKDANFTNADLRGALFNGVLLDGANLHGSDFSSGIAYVTRFKNVDLSDAILADTNMLRSTFDNVDVTGADFTNALLDVQQLKKLCNNASGTNSKTGIDTRESLGC
- a CDS encoding phosphotransferase → MPVADWSLKHVANMSDHLFPITYSTLAPQALVDRVLCRYDVGEITSCVFWMRGLSDIYLVEAGNRRYVLRVSHAHWRSKAEIEFELELLAFLHRNYIPVAYPLTTDDGQLAIEIPALEGKRYAALFTYAAGQVAIGDLNKVQAQKLGETLAKLHGTAQNFHCHIDRPHLTIAYLLDDSLHDLSPFLNSSARSYMNDAIAQIKEQIRHLPQTFPIWSICWGDPHSGNVHFTDTNEITLFDFDQCGYGWRSFDIAKFLQVTLQAGISPSVRKAFLHGYQSAQTLEDIELKCMQPLMQVAQIWSWAISVKSAIVHNHSKLDASYFHQRFEHFKMLRSPDWKPF
- the trmB gene encoding tRNA (guanosine(46)-N7)-methyltransferase TrmB gives rise to the protein MQNSSTPPPNPSANEIIVNISNENVSRRARVREHVNPLAKKYSVAIAPPIWAEVYADCSKPLSLDIGSARGRYILQMSQLKPDWNFLGLEIREPLVDRCNEVRDELGLKNLHYIFCNANVSLSGLLTKGSLHEVTVQFPDPWFKRRQQKRRAVQPELVATLAELLVSNADVFLQSDVLEVAEDMRQHFDANDSFINLAGAGNFADDSIFPEHIPTERESSVISQGLPVYRAYFKRK
- a CDS encoding VOC family protein — encoded protein: MHNVINWFEIPSTDFDRAVNFYSTVLATEFHKSEFMGEPQAMFPNDLQGVGGAIVKSDRLTPSTTGALIYLNLGTVENLEQALERVESSGGKVCMPTTDIGDPGFIGLILDTEGNSIGLHAPKPAE